ACTATACAAACAATTTTTGCTTGTTTATGTAACTCCCTAATATAGTCCGCCCACTCTCGTAATTCTTCTTCATTATATCGATACAAAAACCGAACTTTCCGCCATTCCTCTCCACTCCGATTTCCACGAATCCACCCCGCCTTATTTCGTCCGTGCATCCGAACGTAACAAAGTTCTTCGTTTGTAACTTCTAACACCATTGGAACCGAACCTTCCCCTATTTGTGGTTCATCACAAATCGTATACACAAATCCTAATTGATGTAAAAATTGAATTGTTTGCTCTTTGAAAGCTGGTGAAAACCATGATTGATGTCGAAATTCAATAGCAACCGGAATATCCCCCATCATCTGTTTCGTATAACGTAATAAATTAACCGACTTTCTCTCACAACGGAACCACGGTGGATACTGAAACAACACCGCTTTTAACTTTCCTGCCTGCAACATCGGTTGAATTGATGCTTTAAATGCTCCGAACATCCCTTCTTTCGAATCAAACGGAATCTCAGAACGCAAATGTCCCGTCATTCCTTGATACGCTTTCACTACAAAACGAAAAATATCCGGCGTCTCCCGAACCCATTTTTCATACGTTGATTCCCGCTGAATCGCATAAAAACTAGAATCCACCTCTACAAAAGGAAAATGACTGCTATATGCTTGCAACAATTCATGCTGTCGTACATGTCCATCATATAAAGAAGGATGGTCTCCCCAACCTGTTACACCGATATAAATCATTTCACTCACTCCTTACGAAAAAGCGAACCCTTCATTTATACAGTCGCTTTTTTTATTAACCATATCACCCTTCCATTATTTCATCATCTGAACGAATTTACCGATACCTTTTTTTGATTTTTTCGTTTTCTCATCAAAAAATGAACATTAATCAGGGCTGTCAATGGATGATTTACTTCATCTAACAAAGTTATCTCTACATAAAATGTTGGGAGGACTGATTCTTTATAATGAATTCGATTTTGATTGAACTATTGCTTTAATTATTTCATCGTCTTTAGCGATAAATTGTCTATACCATTTTCAAAAAAATGGATTATCTTATGCCATCCTATTTCTTGTACTTTCACCAACTGAATAATAAGCACAATATACCACCGAAATCATCACCATCGCTGAAAGTACATGAATTACTGTGAGAGAATTCTCATTACTAGAAGATGCTGCTACAAGTAGTATCTTTTTTTGTACAAAGAACACGAACTACGATTTGATAGTCTAATACTAGGTACAAGATAAAAAAGACAAAAAATAACCCGTCACAAACATTGTTGCGACGAGCTTTTTGAGAATTATCCAATTGAACCTTCCATCTCGAACTTGATTAGACGGTTCATTTCAACTGCATATTCCATTGGTAGTTCTTTTGTAAATGGTTCGATGAAGCCCATGACGATCATTTCTGTTGCTTCTTGTTCTGTTAATCCGCGGCTCATTAAATAGAATAATTTTTCT
The genomic region above belongs to Massilibacterium senegalense and contains:
- a CDS encoding DUF72 domain-containing protein, producing the protein MIYIGVTGWGDHPSLYDGHVRQHELLQAYSSHFPFVEVDSSFYAIQRESTYEKWVRETPDIFRFVVKAYQGMTGHLRSEIPFDSKEGMFGAFKASIQPMLQAGKLKAVLFQYPPWFRCERKSVNLLRYTKQMMGDIPVAIEFRHQSWFSPAFKEQTIQFLHQLGFVYTICDEPQIGEGSVPMVLEVTNEELCYVRMHGRNKAGWIRGNRSGEEWRKVRFLYRYNEEELREWADYIRELHKQAKIVCIVFNNNSGLDAADNAKRLIELLEIEYVGLHPKQLGLF